One genomic window of Caenorhabditis elegans chromosome I includes the following:
- the T20F10.2 gene encoding Si:ch211-1a19.3 (Confirmed by transcript evidence), translating to MSSSRKPLIRSSSHSDRPTTMRNWPLFVFLICLVLFFYAFYVYQAQGEVLSQTNEEVRQLSAQLSLTKGKLVGSMADLESANSEKKSVSIQLDDITKKNEECMTSLRNTKLRVDTLEKDGKSNTDNYTKMQEELSALKEKAEELQRNNTALNSLVSTQAQLINQLNQTIGIIQFEKEELKNAAHLNNLTPKIEKPKDKQAEEQNAEEQHKEKEVTVTTVTTQHSREEAQVKEDNQAQSTTTVTSTESPVGKLDEKNPEIEEPEPIVAEPDAVDGDEQDDKET from the exons ATGTCATCCAGCAGAAAGCCTCTCATACG gagCAGTTCACACTCGGATCGTCCTACTACAATGAGGAATTGGCCCCTTTTTGTATTTCTTATTTGCCTG GTATTATTCTTTTACGCATTCTACGTATATCAAGCTCAAGGAGAAGTTTTATCCCAGACAAACGAAGAAGTTCGACAACTATCCGCCCAGCTGAGTCTCACCAAAGGAAAGCTTGTTG GAAGTATGGCAGATTTGGAATCAGCGAATAGTGAGAAGAAGTCAGTGTCAATTCAATTGGATGATATTACAAAGAAGAACGAAGAGTGTATGACATCCTTGAGAAATACGAAATTGAGAGTTGATACACTTGAAAAAGACGGAAAATCGAATACCGATAATTATAC aaaaatgcaagaagAACTATCAGCGCTCAAGGAAAAAGCTGAAGAGCTTCAACGAAACAACACTGCATTGAATTCTCTTGTCTCCACACAAGCACAACTCATCAACCAACTCAATCAGACTATTGGAAT taTTCAATTCGAAAAGGAAGAACTCAAAAACGCTGCTCACCTTAACAACTTGACTCCAAAAATCGAGAAGCCAAAGGATAAGCAAGCGGAAGAGCAAAACGCAGAAGAGCAACATAAGGAAAAAGAAGTTACTGTGACGACTGTAACCACACAACATTCACGGGAAGAAGCTCAAGTAAAAGAGGATAATCAGGCACAATCCACAACAACAGTTACATCAACGGAGAGTCCTGTTGGAAAGTTGGATGAGAAGAATCCAGAGATTGAAGAACCTGAGCCAATTGTCGCCGAGCCAGATGCAGTTGATGGAGATGAGCAAGACGACAAGGAGacataa
- the T20F10.2 gene encoding Leucine zipper protein 1 (Confirmed by transcript evidence), whose product MRNWPLFVFLICLVLFFYAFYVYQAQGEVLSQTNEEVRQLSAQLSLTKGKLVGSMADLESANSEKKSVSIQLDDITKKNEECMTSLRNTKLRVDTLEKDGKSNTDNYTKMQEELSALKEKAEELQRNNTALNSLVSTQAQLINQLNQTIGIIQFEKEELKNAAHLNNLTPKIEKPKDKQAEEQNAEEQHKEKEVTVTTVTTQHSREEAQVKEDNQAQSTTTVTSTESPVGKLDEKNPEIEEPEPIVAEPDAVDGDEQDDKET is encoded by the exons ATGAGGAATTGGCCCCTTTTTGTATTTCTTATTTGCCTG GTATTATTCTTTTACGCATTCTACGTATATCAAGCTCAAGGAGAAGTTTTATCCCAGACAAACGAAGAAGTTCGACAACTATCCGCCCAGCTGAGTCTCACCAAAGGAAAGCTTGTTG GAAGTATGGCAGATTTGGAATCAGCGAATAGTGAGAAGAAGTCAGTGTCAATTCAATTGGATGATATTACAAAGAAGAACGAAGAGTGTATGACATCCTTGAGAAATACGAAATTGAGAGTTGATACACTTGAAAAAGACGGAAAATCGAATACCGATAATTATAC aaaaatgcaagaagAACTATCAGCGCTCAAGGAAAAAGCTGAAGAGCTTCAACGAAACAACACTGCATTGAATTCTCTTGTCTCCACACAAGCACAACTCATCAACCAACTCAATCAGACTATTGGAAT taTTCAATTCGAAAAGGAAGAACTCAAAAACGCTGCTCACCTTAACAACTTGACTCCAAAAATCGAGAAGCCAAAGGATAAGCAAGCGGAAGAGCAAAACGCAGAAGAGCAACATAAGGAAAAAGAAGTTACTGTGACGACTGTAACCACACAACATTCACGGGAAGAAGCTCAAGTAAAAGAGGATAATCAGGCACAATCCACAACAACAGTTACATCAACGGAGAGTCCTGTTGGAAAGTTGGATGAGAAGAATCCAGAGATTGAAGAACCTGAGCCAATTGTCGCCGAGCCAGATGCAGTTGATGGAGATGAGCAAGACGACAAGGAGacataa
- the T20F10.2 gene encoding CAP-Gly domain-containing linker protein 1-like (Confirmed by transcript evidence), with translation MQEELSALKEKAEELQRNNTALNSLVSTQAQLINQLNQTIGIIQFEKEELKNAAHLNNLTPKIEKPKDKQAEEQNAEEQHKEKEVTVTTVTTQHSREEAQVKEDNQAQSTTTVTSTESPVGKLDEKNPEIEEPEPIVAEPDAVDGDEQDDKET, from the exons atgcaagaagAACTATCAGCGCTCAAGGAAAAAGCTGAAGAGCTTCAACGAAACAACACTGCATTGAATTCTCTTGTCTCCACACAAGCACAACTCATCAACCAACTCAATCAGACTATTGGAAT taTTCAATTCGAAAAGGAAGAACTCAAAAACGCTGCTCACCTTAACAACTTGACTCCAAAAATCGAGAAGCCAAAGGATAAGCAAGCGGAAGAGCAAAACGCAGAAGAGCAACATAAGGAAAAAGAAGTTACTGTGACGACTGTAACCACACAACATTCACGGGAAGAAGCTCAAGTAAAAGAGGATAATCAGGCACAATCCACAACAACAGTTACATCAACGGAGAGTCCTGTTGGAAAGTTGGATGAGAAGAATCCAGAGATTGAAGAACCTGAGCCAATTGTCGCCGAGCCAGATGCAGTTGATGGAGATGAGCAAGACGACAAGGAGacataa